A portion of the Paenibacillus sp. PvR098 genome contains these proteins:
- a CDS encoding site-specific integrase: MSTLQTIYGRKYRGQWLDFLRLRHSSLHLTVAILVSKPKVSRKEMNYWTPDEAKTFLKSINKHRLRIIFVLAIHCGMRQGEILGLRLSDIDLEKRKIQIRHILTFKKQLQVGAKTNAGNRSITISPVVAEEIRRRIVMIKEEKLAAGERYEDNGFLVCSKYGTPLSKANCSAVWKRMLKKTNMRIIRFHDLRHTCASLLMSLDIHPKIVQEQLGHSSIKITLDTYSHLMPNMQAEAATALEKLLM; this comes from the coding sequence TTGAGTACATTACAAACAATTTATGGTCGTAAATACAGAGGGCAGTGGTTAGACTTTTTGCGATTACGACATTCTTCCCTGCATTTGACAGTAGCAATCCTCGTCTCAAAGCCAAAGGTATCCAGAAAGGAAATGAACTACTGGACTCCTGATGAAGCTAAGACGTTCTTAAAATCCATTAATAAGCACAGGCTTCGGATAATCTTTGTGTTGGCAATTCATTGTGGGATGCGCCAAGGGGAAATCCTAGGGCTTAGGCTTTCTGATATCGACTTGGAGAAGAGGAAAATTCAGATACGTCATATCCTTACTTTCAAAAAACAACTTCAAGTCGGGGCTAAGACTAATGCAGGGAATCGCTCTATAACCATCTCCCCTGTTGTCGCAGAAGAGATTAGAAGACGTATTGTAATGATCAAGGAGGAAAAGCTAGCTGCGGGGGAACGATACGAAGATAACGGCTTCTTGGTGTGCAGTAAATATGGAACTCCTCTATCTAAAGCTAATTGTAGCGCTGTATGGAAACGTATGCTTAAGAAGACGAATATGCGTATCATCAGATTCCATGATCTGCGGCATACGTGCGCTTCCCTGCTCATGAGTTTGGACATTCATCCAAAGATAGTCCAAGAGCAACTTGGTCATTCGTCCATCAAGATCACCTTGGACACGTACTCGCACTTGATGCCTAACATGCAAGCCGAGGCGGCTACTGCTTTAGAGAAACTCCTTATGTAG
- the sdhB gene encoding succinate dehydrogenase iron-sulfur subunit, producing MAEATATANKMIKFVVTRQDSPENAPYTEEFEIAYRPNMNVISALMEVQRNPVNAKGDKTTPVCWESNCLEEVCGACSMVINGKPRQACTALVDKLEQPIRIAPMSTFPVVRDLVINRERMFSALKKVKAWIPIDGTYDLGPGPRMAEAKRQWAYELSKCMTCGVCLESCPNVNDKTDFIGPAAVSQVRLFNAHPTGEMHAHERLDELMTDGGIEGCGNSQNCVRSCPKGIPLTTSIAAMNLDTTKHLFKKWLSV from the coding sequence ATGGCCGAAGCAACCGCAACTGCAAACAAAATGATTAAGTTTGTTGTAACCCGTCAAGACTCGCCGGAAAACGCGCCATACACCGAGGAGTTTGAAATTGCATACCGTCCGAACATGAACGTGATCAGCGCTTTAATGGAAGTACAGCGCAATCCTGTGAATGCGAAGGGCGACAAAACAACGCCGGTTTGCTGGGAATCGAACTGTTTGGAGGAAGTATGCGGCGCATGCTCCATGGTCATCAACGGCAAACCGCGTCAGGCCTGCACAGCGCTGGTAGACAAGCTGGAACAGCCGATCCGCATCGCTCCGATGTCGACGTTCCCGGTCGTTCGTGACTTGGTTATCAATCGTGAGCGCATGTTCTCCGCTCTGAAGAAAGTCAAGGCATGGATTCCTATCGACGGTACGTACGATCTGGGTCCAGGACCACGTATGGCCGAAGCCAAGCGTCAATGGGCTTACGAGCTGTCCAAGTGCATGACTTGCGGTGTTTGCTTGGAATCCTGTCCTAACGTGAACGACAAGACAGACTTCATCGGTCCAGCGGCAGTTTCCCAAGTGCGTTTGTTTAACGCGCATCCGACGGGTGAAATGCACGCTCACGAGCGTTTGGACGAACTGATGACTGACGGCGGAATCGAAGGCTGCGGTAACTCGCAGAACTGCGTGCGTTCTTGTCCTAAGGGCATTCCGCTTACGACTTCAATTGCGGCAATGAACCTCGATACAACGAAGCATTTGTTCAAGAAATGGCTCAGCGTATAA
- a CDS encoding LacI family DNA-binding transcriptional regulator codes for MSKKRQITIVDLAKAAGVSIATVSNVLNRRNVPMTEETIRKVEEAAEKLGYRRNVMAASLSRRKSYELGMLVPIFAGYYGRFAEEMQRAAHLYGYHLSVFSAAGFDPEIEKRHIDVLLQRRVDGLFCHGLAMSQEATRKIVDDGTPLVLFNAWGWPNDIAAGAVNLDFVDGCRQAVAHLYEQGCRNLIYLGRKKTHGTDEQRRIGFAAGIAQLPETVRSHLLDMGEREDMEQLLDQALEAVDGACPVGILAFDDMAALPFMSAIQRRGYRIPDDFRIVGINNDPVTTMCHPAMTTLDIPYHEQVKLAIGIMLEKLGEEERLRGQTASGPDFVLPEEHEIRIPLKLIPRMSTLEVALK; via the coding sequence ATGAGTAAAAAGCGCCAGATTACCATCGTTGACCTCGCTAAAGCCGCTGGCGTTTCCATTGCTACCGTGTCCAATGTCTTGAACAGACGTAATGTCCCGATGACGGAGGAAACGATCCGCAAGGTGGAGGAAGCGGCGGAGAAGCTAGGTTATCGCCGCAACGTCATGGCAGCCAGCCTCAGCAGGCGTAAATCGTACGAGCTGGGAATGCTTGTGCCGATTTTTGCAGGCTATTATGGACGCTTTGCCGAAGAAATGCAAAGAGCGGCGCATCTGTACGGGTACCACCTGTCGGTATTTTCGGCGGCAGGGTTTGATCCCGAGATTGAGAAGCGTCATATCGATGTGCTGCTGCAGCGGAGAGTTGACGGTCTTTTCTGTCACGGCCTTGCTATGTCGCAGGAAGCTACGAGGAAAATTGTCGATGATGGAACCCCGCTCGTCCTGTTCAATGCTTGGGGATGGCCTAATGATATTGCTGCCGGAGCGGTCAATCTGGACTTCGTGGATGGCTGCAGGCAGGCCGTAGCGCACTTATATGAACAGGGCTGCCGGAACCTGATTTATTTGGGACGCAAGAAAACGCATGGGACCGACGAGCAGCGCCGCATCGGGTTTGCGGCAGGGATTGCACAGCTACCTGAAACCGTCCGTTCACACCTATTGGATATGGGCGAACGGGAGGATATGGAGCAGTTGTTGGATCAAGCGCTGGAAGCAGTGGATGGGGCATGTCCTGTCGGCATCTTGGCTTTTGACGATATGGCTGCCTTGCCCTTCATGTCAGCTATTCAGCGCAGGGGATACCGTATACCAGATGATTTTAGGATCGTCGGCATTAACAACGATCCGGTCACGACGATGTGCCATCCTGCCATGACAACCCTCGATATTCCCTATCATGAGCAAGTGAAGCTTGCCATCGGGATCATGCTGGAGAAGCTAGGTGAAGAGGAGCGATTGAGAGGGCAGACTGCCTCTGGCCCTGACTTTGTGTTACCTGAAGAGCATGAAATCCGCATTCCTTTAAAACTTATTCCTCGCATGTCTACGTTGGAAGTCGCTCTAAAGTAG
- a CDS encoding restriction endonuclease, which translates to MVRTYYAEGRQIAYILKGLFIIGGLALYFNIPGLHWGFFFGILIGSIIVADIIGAIWTRKRRTEKKQKAKKVTHTNIRRTLIGCRSDEIILTSRLDDLSGAEFERLLALYFRDQGYTVKEVGVGGNDGGVDLVIVDGRGEKTAVQAKCYADHNSVPVQTIRELVAAKRNHDCILSLLVTTSDLTGPAKKEAEQFKVDYWHGALLEQKFRKWGKWKPGKKISRQAAKTEIMKASKEVAAASATICKCGAPMVRRKSRQGEEFLGCSKFPNCRHTKALQG; encoded by the coding sequence TTGGTTAGGACTTATTATGCGGAGGGAAGACAAATTGCGTATATCTTGAAGGGCTTGTTTATTATTGGAGGACTTGCTCTGTACTTCAACATTCCAGGATTGCACTGGGGCTTCTTCTTTGGAATTCTCATTGGTTCGATCATCGTTGCTGACATCATCGGTGCAATTTGGACTCGAAAAAGACGTACCGAGAAAAAGCAGAAAGCCAAGAAGGTTACTCATACAAACATAAGACGGACTTTAATAGGATGTAGAAGTGATGAGATCATCCTTACAAGCAGATTGGATGACCTATCTGGAGCTGAGTTTGAGCGTTTACTTGCGCTTTACTTCCGTGATCAGGGCTACACAGTGAAAGAAGTAGGTGTAGGCGGTAATGATGGTGGAGTTGACCTTGTAATCGTAGATGGCCGCGGGGAGAAGACGGCTGTTCAGGCGAAATGCTATGCCGATCATAATTCTGTTCCTGTCCAGACCATACGTGAATTGGTAGCGGCGAAAAGGAACCATGATTGCATTTTATCCCTTCTTGTAACGACTTCTGATTTGACAGGACCAGCCAAGAAAGAAGCAGAGCAATTCAAAGTGGATTATTGGCACGGAGCATTACTCGAACAGAAGTTTAGAAAATGGGGCAAGTGGAAGCCAGGGAAGAAGATTTCGAGGCAAGCAGCAAAGACGGAGATCATGAAGGCTAGTAAGGAAGTGGCCGCGGCATCAGCCACAATATGTAAGTGCGGTGCTCCTATGGTTAGGAGGAAGAGTAGGCAGGGTGAGGAGTTCCTTGGATGTAGTAAGTTCCCAAATTGTCGTCATACAAAGGCCCTTCAAGGGTAA
- a CDS encoding cation diffusion facilitator family transporter translates to MYDYHHLHHVKEQSRSKKTLWITLILTAFFTIVEVIGGLLSNSLALLSDSAHMVSDVFALGLSMFAIYLATRPPDARFTFGYLRFEIIASAINGLTLCAISVWIFIEGIRRFIHPEAINLKLMLTIASIGLVVNVVLTYVLSRSIKEEENLNIQSALWHFIGDLLSSVGVIVSAILIYFTGYAWLDPLISMVIGGIIFTGGAKIVKESYFILMESVPARFQLDDIRESIAQVEGVEDVHEMHLWAISTDHYSLTAHVFIDDKTQPFCILLAINETLKEKYGIEHSTIQMEHAVIHPHGEYGKEFLRHKDEFTESAQPT, encoded by the coding sequence ATGTACGACTACCATCATTTACATCACGTCAAGGAACAGTCCCGATCCAAGAAAACGCTGTGGATTACGCTGATTTTGACTGCATTTTTTACCATAGTGGAAGTCATTGGAGGTCTTCTCTCTAATTCTCTTGCTCTTCTTTCCGATTCGGCTCATATGGTTTCAGACGTATTCGCTCTCGGACTCAGCATGTTTGCCATCTACTTGGCTACTCGGCCGCCTGATGCCAGGTTTACGTTCGGGTATTTGCGATTTGAAATCATCGCCTCTGCTATAAACGGACTTACGCTCTGCGCGATCTCGGTATGGATCTTCATCGAAGGCATCCGGCGTTTCATCCATCCGGAAGCAATCAACCTGAAGCTGATGCTGACTATTGCCTCCATCGGGCTTGTTGTTAATGTGGTGCTGACCTACGTATTAAGCCGCAGCATAAAGGAAGAAGAAAACTTAAACATCCAAAGCGCATTATGGCACTTTATCGGCGATTTGCTCAGCTCGGTCGGGGTTATCGTTTCCGCGATTTTAATTTATTTTACGGGGTACGCATGGTTAGACCCGCTGATCAGTATGGTAATCGGAGGCATCATTTTTACAGGCGGCGCCAAAATCGTTAAAGAATCGTACTTTATTCTTATGGAATCCGTACCTGCACGCTTTCAGCTGGACGACATACGCGAATCGATTGCTCAGGTCGAAGGTGTAGAGGATGTGCATGAGATGCATTTATGGGCCATCTCCACCGATCATTATTCGCTGACCGCGCATGTGTTCATAGATGACAAGACCCAACCGTTCTGCATCCTTCTCGCCATCAATGAAACGTTGAAAGAGAAATACGGAATTGAGCATTCAACCATTCAAATGGAGCATGCGGTCATTCATCCCCATGGGGAGTACGGCAAAGAATTTTTACGGCACAAAGACGAATTCACAGAATCGGCGCAGCCCACGTAA